One genomic window of Azospirillaceae bacterium includes the following:
- a CDS encoding HlyD family secretion protein, giving the protein MTTSQTVKRAGIAGAVLLLAGGAYAGGTRLLGDPARPVTDDAYVAADYTLVAPKVSGLIAEVLVEDNQAVQAGQLLARIDDRDYRTALAAAEADVATAAAQLDHLSADLDRQQALITEAEARVRADDAALTLAHAGANRYRALASSGAGTLEQQQQADAQLDQQLAGRQRDVASVDATRKQVPVLEAQKASAAGALQKAQAARDQAQLNLDYTRITAPIAGTVGQREVRVGAYVNIGHPLLAVLPLAQAYVLANYREVQLAHVRAGQPVTVNVDALPGVTLRGHVDSVAPATGVTFAPVGA; this is encoded by the coding sequence ATGACCACATCCCAGACCGTGAAGCGGGCGGGCATCGCCGGGGCCGTGCTGCTGCTGGCCGGTGGCGCCTATGCCGGCGGCACGCGCCTGCTGGGCGACCCCGCCCGCCCCGTGACCGACGACGCCTATGTCGCCGCCGACTACACCCTGGTGGCGCCCAAGGTGTCCGGCCTGATCGCCGAGGTGCTGGTGGAAGATAACCAGGCGGTCCAGGCCGGCCAGTTGCTGGCCCGCATCGACGACCGCGATTACCGCACCGCCCTGGCGGCGGCGGAGGCCGACGTGGCGACCGCCGCCGCCCAGCTGGACCATCTGAGCGCCGACCTGGACCGGCAGCAGGCCCTGATCACCGAGGCGGAAGCGCGGGTGCGGGCGGACGACGCTGCCCTGACCCTGGCCCATGCCGGCGCCAACCGTTACCGCGCCCTGGCCAGCAGCGGGGCCGGCACCCTGGAACAGCAACAGCAGGCCGACGCCCAGCTGGACCAGCAGTTGGCCGGCCGCCAGCGTGACGTCGCCAGCGTGGACGCCACCCGCAAGCAGGTGCCGGTGCTGGAGGCGCAGAAGGCCAGTGCCGCCGGCGCGCTGCAAAAGGCCCAGGCCGCGCGCGACCAGGCGCAGCTGAACCTGGACTACACCCGCATCACCGCCCCCATCGCCGGCACCGTGGGCCAGCGTGAGGTGCGCGTGGGCGCCTATGTCAACATCGGCCACCCCCTGCTGGCCGTCCTGCCCCTGGCCCAGGCCTATGTGCTGGCCAATTACCGGGAAGTGCAGCTGGCCCATGTCCGCGCCGGGCAGCCGGTAACGGTCAACGTCGATGCCCTGCCGGGCGTCACCCTGCGCGGCCATGTCGACAGCGTGGCGCCCGCAACCGGCGTGACCTTCGCCCCCGTCGGGGCCTGA
- a CDS encoding GAF domain-containing protein yields the protein MFEARTIDTPRDKATLYSDLALDLSGLLTDERDAIANAANLSALLFTTLPDLNWAGFYFMRNAAKGNLGGTRELVLGPFQGKPACVRIAVGRGVCGTAVERRQSVLVEDVHAFPGHIACDAASRSELVVPLILDGQVLGVIDLDSPNPARFDAQDQAGIEALALAFVAGSDWPL from the coding sequence ATGTTCGAAGCCCGCACCATCGACACGCCGCGCGACAAGGCCACCCTCTACAGCGACCTGGCCCTGGACCTGTCCGGCCTGCTGACGGATGAGCGCGACGCCATCGCCAATGCCGCCAACCTGTCGGCCCTGCTGTTCACCACCCTGCCCGACCTGAACTGGGCCGGATTCTATTTCATGCGCAACGCGGCCAAAGGCAACCTGGGCGGCACGCGCGAGCTGGTGCTGGGCCCGTTCCAGGGCAAGCCGGCCTGCGTGCGCATCGCCGTGGGGCGCGGCGTCTGCGGCACGGCGGTGGAACGCCGCCAGTCCGTGCTGGTGGAGGACGTGCACGCCTTCCCCGGCCACATCGCCTGTGACGCGGCCTCGCGCTCCGAACTGGTGGTGCCGCTGATCCTGGACGGCCAGGTGCTGGGCGTCATCGACCTGGACAGCCCCAACCCGGCGCGGTTCGACGCGCAGGACCAGGCCGGCATCGAAGCCCTGGCCCTGGCCTTCGTCGCCGGCAGCGACTGGCCGCTCTAA
- a CDS encoding BrnT family toxin: MAWIWDPKKDEANRRKHGLPLSVGRAALDDPLAVSVPDPHPDGDRWNTLASISGVTLFIVHTLPDDDAPGRIISVRRADRTERKAYKHGEH, from the coding sequence ATGGCGTGGATCTGGGATCCCAAGAAGGATGAGGCCAACCGCCGCAAGCATGGCCTGCCCCTTAGCGTGGGCCGAGCAGCGTTGGATGACCCTTTAGCCGTTTCCGTCCCTGATCCTCATCCGGATGGCGATCGCTGGAATACCCTGGCCTCGATCAGCGGCGTCACCCTCTTCATCGTGCACACCTTGCCCGATGACGACGCCCCTGGCCGGATCATCAGTGTTCGCCGGGCCGACCGGACGGAAAGAAAGGCATACAAGCATGGCGAGCACTAG
- a CDS encoding LysR family transcriptional regulator → MGALSLRAMQYPDLNLLIALDLLLEEGSVAGAARRLHLSAPAMSRTLARIRETVGDPILVRAGRRLVPTPRALELRERVRTMVAEATGLLRAEGEPEFSRLDRTFTIRGNDFYASAHGGLLLKTLQARAPNVKLRFAPEGEGDDAALREGRVDLLIASNPPSGPEMRVQTLATEGFVGVARPDHPIFGDGGHGDGEDITAARFAAYPRISISRRGLFHTPVDQALSAMGLTSHVALVTGSLYTALAALSQSDLLLPLPDMMLPSMKRLGLAVRIFPIPLPLAAVVVRQSWHPRFDNDPAHRWLRQTTRAIALGQIEG, encoded by the coding sequence ATGGGCGCGCTATCATTGCGTGCCATGCAATACCCCGACCTGAACCTGCTGATCGCCCTGGACCTGCTGCTGGAGGAAGGCAGCGTGGCGGGTGCCGCCCGCCGCCTGCACCTGAGCGCGCCGGCCATGAGCCGCACCCTGGCCCGCATCCGCGAGACGGTGGGCGACCCCATCCTGGTGCGGGCCGGCCGCCGCCTGGTGCCCACGCCCCGCGCCCTGGAACTGCGCGAGCGGGTGCGCACCATGGTGGCGGAGGCCACCGGCCTGCTGCGCGCGGAGGGGGAGCCGGAGTTCAGCCGCCTGGACCGCACCTTCACCATCCGGGGCAACGACTTCTACGCCAGCGCCCACGGCGGCCTGCTGCTGAAGACCCTGCAGGCCCGGGCACCAAACGTGAAGCTGCGCTTCGCACCGGAGGGGGAGGGCGATGACGCCGCCCTGCGCGAGGGGCGCGTCGACCTGCTGATCGCCTCCAACCCGCCGTCCGGCCCGGAAATGCGGGTGCAGACCCTGGCGACCGAAGGCTTCGTCGGCGTGGCCCGGCCCGACCACCCCATCTTCGGCGACGGCGGTCATGGCGATGGCGAGGACATCACCGCCGCCCGGTTCGCAGCCTATCCCCGCATCAGCATCTCGCGCCGTGGCCTGTTCCACACGCCGGTGGACCAGGCGCTTTCAGCCATGGGCCTGACCTCACACGTGGCGCTGGTGACGGGGTCGCTGTACACGGCGCTGGCGGCATTGTCGCAATCCGACCTGCTGCTGCCCCTGCCGGACATGATGCTGCCCAGCATGAAGCGCCTGGGCCTGGCCGTGCGCATCTTCCCCATCCCCCTGCCGCTGGCGGCGGTGGTGGTGCGCCAGTCCTGGCACCCCCGGTTCGACAACGACCCCGCCCACCGCTGGCTGCGCCAGACCACCCGCGCCATCGCCCTGGGACAGATCGAAGGGTGA
- the cydB gene encoding cytochrome d ubiquinol oxidase subunit II, with translation MNGPILDLVGVWTVILGAGVFFYVLLDGFDLGVGMLYGLNPDSRSRGIIMNSIAPIWDGNETWLILGGVALLAAFPLAFAIIIPALYFPVLLMLLALIFRGVAFEFRFKDKEHRGFWDNAFCYGSAVATFAQGTVLGAYIQGFQVVGRQFTGGSFDWLTPFSVVTGVGLMAGYALLGAGWLILKTEGDLQVWARKQARRALVLVLVGIAIVSLWTPYALPDIAQRWFSWPNIAFLAPVPLASLVLAFATWRSLGRDHHAWPFVFSIGLFVTAYLGLAISLWPNIVPHKYSLWDAASSESTQAFLLVGTLFLLPVILLYSGWSYWVFRGKVKADAGYH, from the coding sequence ATGAACGGCCCCATCCTCGATCTGGTCGGCGTCTGGACGGTGATCCTGGGCGCCGGCGTCTTCTTCTACGTGCTGCTGGACGGTTTCGACCTGGGGGTCGGCATGCTGTACGGCCTGAACCCCGACAGCCGGTCGCGCGGCATCATCATGAATTCCATCGCCCCCATCTGGGACGGGAACGAGACCTGGCTGATCCTGGGCGGGGTCGCCTTGCTGGCGGCCTTCCCCCTGGCCTTCGCCATCATCATCCCGGCCCTGTATTTCCCCGTGCTGCTGATGCTGCTGGCCCTGATCTTCCGGGGCGTGGCGTTCGAATTCCGCTTCAAGGACAAGGAACACCGGGGCTTCTGGGACAACGCCTTCTGTTATGGCTCCGCCGTCGCCACCTTCGCCCAGGGCACGGTGCTGGGCGCCTATATCCAGGGTTTCCAGGTGGTGGGGCGGCAGTTCACCGGCGGTTCGTTCGACTGGCTGACGCCCTTTTCCGTGGTGACGGGCGTGGGCCTGATGGCGGGGTACGCCCTGCTGGGGGCCGGCTGGCTGATCCTGAAGACGGAAGGGGACCTGCAGGTCTGGGCGCGCAAACAGGCGCGGCGCGCCCTGGTGCTGGTGCTGGTCGGCATCGCGATCGTCAGCCTGTGGACGCCCTACGCCTTGCCGGACATCGCCCAGCGCTGGTTCAGCTGGCCCAACATCGCCTTCCTGGCGCCGGTGCCGCTGGCCAGCCTGGTCCTGGCCTTCGCCACCTGGCGCAGCCTGGGCCGGGACCATCACGCCTGGCCTTTCGTCTTTTCCATCGGGCTGTTCGTGACGGCCTATCTGGGCCTGGCCATCAGCCTGTGGCCCAACATCGTGCCCCACAAATATTCCCTGTGGGACGCCGCCAGTTCGGAAAGCACCCAGGCCTTCCTGCTGGTGGGCACCCTGTTCCTGCTGCCGGTCATCCTGCTGTACAGCGGCTGGTCCTACTGGGTCTTCCGCGGCAAGGTGAAGGCCGACGCAGGCTATCACTGA
- a CDS encoding MFS transporter: MSAHPQAHPHAPPMPPPFGPRIVIALLGVLLASLVAGLNEHVTEVAMADIRGGMGIGHDDGTWLTTAYEATQVAGMLFAPWFAVTFSMRRFIVGVILAFATLGILCPFAPDAESLILLRATQGLVGGCLPPMLMSSALRFLPPGIKLYGLGAYALTATFGPNLGVPLAALWTEVFDWRFAFWQVVPFCAVAAAACAYGLPQDPIRLERFHRFDWPGLLTGFPAICMIVVALMQADRLDGFNSPLIVGTALGGAGLFVLFLVNEWSHALPFIQLRLLRIRNFSHALITLAGVLVVLSAVGALPSLYLGEVWGYRPLETTPLALMVALPQLVALPLVAALLNIRWIDCRWVLATGLVLIALSCLGATQVTSDWSRENFYLLQLLQVFGQPMAVIPLLMQATGSLTPTDGPFASAMFNSVKGLAAVIGTAVVEGLGTAREHLHSNTLLDRLGNLPILDSAMGDLTRLGNRVREQALVLTVADIYGVMAVVALALIVLIPVMPVRVYPPRPAARPAA; the protein is encoded by the coding sequence ATGTCCGCCCATCCCCAGGCCCACCCCCACGCCCCGCCCATGCCGCCGCCCTTCGGCCCCCGCATCGTCATCGCCCTGCTGGGCGTGCTGCTGGCATCCCTGGTCGCAGGCTTGAATGAGCACGTGACGGAGGTCGCCATGGCCGACATCCGGGGCGGCATGGGCATCGGCCACGACGATGGCACCTGGCTGACCACGGCGTACGAGGCCACACAGGTGGCGGGCATGCTGTTCGCGCCCTGGTTCGCCGTCACCTTTTCCATGCGCCGCTTCATCGTCGGCGTCATCCTGGCGTTCGCCACCCTGGGCATCCTGTGCCCCTTCGCGCCCGACGCCGAAAGCCTGATCCTGCTGCGCGCGACGCAGGGGCTGGTGGGCGGCTGCCTGCCGCCCATGCTGATGTCGTCGGCGCTGCGCTTCCTGCCGCCGGGCATCAAGCTGTACGGCCTGGGCGCGTATGCCCTGACCGCCACCTTCGGCCCCAACCTGGGCGTGCCCCTGGCCGCCCTGTGGACGGAGGTGTTCGACTGGCGTTTCGCCTTCTGGCAGGTGGTGCCGTTCTGCGCCGTCGCGGCAGCCGCCTGCGCCTATGGCCTGCCGCAGGATCCCATACGGCTGGAACGCTTCCACCGGTTCGACTGGCCGGGCCTGCTGACCGGCTTTCCCGCCATCTGCATGATCGTGGTGGCCCTGATGCAGGCCGACCGGCTGGATGGGTTCAATTCACCCCTCATCGTAGGCACGGCCCTGGGCGGGGCCGGGCTGTTCGTCCTGTTCCTGGTGAACGAATGGTCGCACGCCCTGCCCTTCATCCAGTTGCGCCTGCTGCGCATCCGGAACTTCAGCCACGCGCTGATCACCCTGGCCGGCGTGCTGGTGGTGCTGTCGGCCGTGGGCGCCCTGCCGTCGCTGTATCTGGGGGAGGTGTGGGGCTATCGCCCGCTGGAAACCACGCCCCTGGCCCTGATGGTAGCCCTGCCGCAACTGGTGGCCTTGCCGCTGGTGGCCGCGTTGCTGAACATCCGCTGGATCGATTGCCGCTGGGTGCTGGCCACCGGCCTGGTCCTGATCGCCCTGTCCTGCCTGGGCGCCACCCAGGTCACCAGCGACTGGTCGCGTGAGAATTTCTACCTGCTGCAGCTTCTGCAGGTGTTCGGCCAGCCCATGGCCGTCATCCCCCTGCTGATGCAGGCCACGGGCAGCCTGACGCCCACCGACGGGCCCTTCGCGTCCGCCATGTTCAACAGCGTGAAGGGCCTGGCCGCCGTCATCGGCACCGCGGTGGTGGAGGGCCTGGGCACCGCGCGGGAGCATCTGCATTCCAACACCCTGCTGGATCGGCTGGGCAACCTGCCCATCCTGGACAGCGCGATGGGGGACCTGACCCGCCTGGGCAACCGGGTGCGGGAGCAGGCCCTGGTCCTGACCGTGGCCGACATCTACGGCGTCATGGCCGTGGTGGCCCTGGCCCTGATCGTGCTCATCCCCGTCATGCCGGTGCGGGTCTATCCGCCCCGACCGGCGGCCCGGCCCGCCGCCTGA
- a CDS encoding BrnA antitoxin family protein, whose protein sequence is MASTRKLTAEEQAALDAVRDLPDSDIDLTDPDAPEVTDWSGAVRGLLFKPIKKPIALRLDADVLAWFKEQGDGYQTRINAVLRDYMQRQQRHG, encoded by the coding sequence ATGGCGAGCACTAGAAAACTGACGGCTGAGGAGCAAGCGGCCCTGGATGCGGTCCGCGATCTTCCCGACAGCGACATTGACCTTACAGATCCCGACGCTCCGGAAGTGACCGACTGGTCCGGTGCTGTGCGCGGCCTTCTGTTCAAGCCGATCAAGAAACCGATCGCCCTTCGTCTCGATGCCGATGTTCTCGCCTGGTTCAAAGAGCAAGGGGATGGTTATCAGACACGGATTAATGCCGTGCTGCGGGACTATATGCAGCGCCAGCAACGGCACGGGTAA
- a CDS encoding cytochrome ubiquinol oxidase subunit I: MAHVVSGFYVTTAFVVLAVGAYTVRKARFPEEGRVMMRMALGFLTLFVPIQIVLGDMHGLNTLEHQPAKLAAMEGLWEGGTGVPASLFGFPDQKAETNHFEIAVPKLGSLYLTHHWDGAVKGLKDFPPDERPPVIVVYWAFRIMVGIGLLMLAIVAVGWLLRWRGRLYDTAWYLRGVQWAGAFGFIAVLAGWTTTEVGRQPWTVYGLMRTADSVTPSLTVWDVVLSLLMYMAVYLLIYPTGLMFLRRIVRNGPLDHDAQNDTPVESGRPAQPVVALPLAHIPEGDAR; the protein is encoded by the coding sequence CTGGCCCATGTGGTCAGCGGCTTCTACGTCACCACCGCCTTCGTCGTGCTGGCGGTGGGTGCCTACACCGTGCGCAAGGCCCGTTTCCCGGAAGAGGGGCGGGTGATGATGCGCATGGCGCTGGGGTTCCTCACGCTGTTCGTGCCCATCCAGATCGTGCTGGGCGACATGCACGGCCTGAACACCCTGGAACACCAGCCGGCCAAGCTGGCCGCCATGGAAGGCCTGTGGGAAGGGGGGACGGGCGTCCCCGCCTCCCTCTTCGGGTTCCCCGACCAGAAGGCCGAGACCAACCATTTCGAGATCGCCGTGCCCAAGCTGGGCAGCCTGTACCTGACCCACCATTGGGACGGGGCGGTGAAGGGCCTGAAGGACTTTCCGCCCGATGAACGCCCGCCGGTAATCGTCGTCTATTGGGCCTTCCGCATCATGGTGGGGATCGGCCTGCTGATGCTGGCCATCGTCGCCGTCGGCTGGCTGTTGCGCTGGCGCGGGCGGCTGTACGACACCGCCTGGTATCTGCGTGGGGTGCAATGGGCGGGCGCCTTCGGTTTCATCGCCGTGCTGGCCGGCTGGACGACGACCGAGGTGGGGCGCCAGCCTTGGACCGTCTACGGCCTGATGCGCACCGCCGATTCCGTGACGCCGTCGCTGACCGTGTGGGACGTGGTGCTGTCGCTGCTGATGTACATGGCGGTCTACCTGCTGATCTACCCGACCGGCCTGATGTTCCTGCGGCGCATCGTGCGCAACGGCCCGCTGGACCATGACGCCCAGAACGACACGCCGGTGGAAAGCGGCCGGCCGGCCCAGCCGGTGGTGGCCCTGCCGCTGGCCCATATTCCTGAAGGAGACGCCCGATGA
- a CDS encoding GNAT family N-acetyltransferase: MPEPAFALRRLSPDDVPAIADLYARCRDYFLLEGGAPPTVDDAHVLFTDIPESKQAVDQAVFGWGQGGRLDAVAAVLSDYPVVGEWYLGVLLVDPARRGQGVGRTIYGMVEAWAVARGARHMRVAVLEANTAAHGFWRSLGFADLRTVAAERFGRKWHRRVELRRDLVGYASGTRV, from the coding sequence ATGCCTGAGCCCGCGTTTGCCTTGCGGCGATTGTCCCCGGACGACGTGCCGGCCATCGCCGACCTGTATGCCCGCTGCCGGGACTATTTCCTGCTGGAAGGGGGCGCGCCGCCGACCGTGGATGACGCGCACGTGCTGTTCACCGACATTCCGGAATCGAAACAAGCCGTTGACCAGGCCGTATTCGGCTGGGGACAAGGCGGCCGGCTGGATGCGGTCGCGGCGGTGCTGTCCGACTATCCGGTGGTGGGGGAATGGTATCTGGGGGTCCTGCTTGTCGACCCGGCACGGCGCGGCCAAGGTGTCGGCCGCACCATCTACGGGATGGTCGAGGCCTGGGCGGTGGCGCGCGGCGCCCGTCACATGCGGGTGGCGGTGCTGGAGGCCAACACCGCCGCGCATGGATTCTGGCGATCCCTGGGATTTGCCGACCTGCGCACCGTCGCCGCCGAACGGTTCGGGCGCAAATGGCACCGCCGCGTCGAATTGCGGCGGGATCTGGTGGGCTATGCCAGCGGCACGAGAGTCTGA
- a CDS encoding glutamine amidotransferase: MPSPKKAIALRHVAFEDLGLLGPVLAEQGWAVEYREAPVDDLADPALADADLLVVLGGPIGVYEEAAYPFLTAEIALLERRLAAGRPTLGICLGAQLMARALGARVYAGPAKEIGWGAVALTEVGRASCLAPLGEDGAKVLHWHGDTFDLPQGATRLASNHLYANQAYGYGAHALALQFHVEADPARLDLWYVGHAAELSAAGLSVPDLRREGAVMATRAADQARAIIAPWLAQFA; the protein is encoded by the coding sequence ATGCCCAGCCCGAAGAAAGCCATAGCGCTGCGCCATGTGGCGTTCGAGGATCTGGGGCTGCTGGGCCCGGTGCTGGCGGAGCAAGGCTGGGCGGTGGAATATCGCGAGGCGCCGGTGGACGACCTGGCCGACCCCGCCTTGGCCGATGCCGACCTGCTGGTGGTGCTGGGCGGGCCCATCGGGGTTTATGAGGAAGCCGCATATCCCTTCCTGACGGCGGAGATCGCCCTGCTGGAACGCCGCCTGGCGGCCGGGCGGCCGACCCTGGGCATCTGCCTGGGCGCGCAGCTGATGGCCCGCGCCCTGGGCGCCCGGGTCTATGCCGGGCCGGCCAAGGAGATCGGCTGGGGGGCGGTGGCATTGACCGAGGTGGGGCGCGCGTCCTGCCTGGCGCCGTTGGGCGAGGATGGTGCCAAGGTGCTGCACTGGCACGGCGACACCTTCGACCTGCCGCAGGGGGCCACGCGCCTGGCGTCCAACCACCTTTACGCCAACCAGGCCTATGGCTATGGCGCCCATGCCCTGGCCCTGCAATTCCATGTCGAGGCCGATCCCGCGCGGCTGGATCTGTGGTATGTGGGCCATGCGGCTGAACTGTCGGCCGCCGGCCTGTCGGTGCCCGATTTGCGCCGCGAGGGCGCTGTGATGGCGACCCGCGCGGCCGATCAGGCGCGCGCTATAATCGCCCCCTGGCTGGCACAATTCGCCTGA
- a CDS encoding NnrS family protein — MVDKLALASLHTGLLGWAFAPTVQAVGWLLLAAAALNLARLIRWRGWATAAEPLLAVLHVGYLWVVAGAALLGATLLSPAVPPAAAIHALTAGSIGTMVLAVMSRASLGHTGRTLTADRTTTCCYLLVNGAALARIVASLSGGLPLALLALSALLWVAAFALFAGRYLPYWGRPRLAA, encoded by the coding sequence CTGGTGGACAAACTGGCCCTGGCCAGCCTGCACACCGGCCTGCTGGGCTGGGCCTTCGCGCCTACGGTCCAGGCGGTGGGCTGGCTGCTGCTGGCCGCCGCCGCTTTGAACCTGGCGCGCCTCATCCGTTGGCGGGGCTGGGCCACGGCGGCGGAACCGCTGCTGGCCGTGCTGCACGTCGGTTACCTGTGGGTGGTCGCGGGGGCGGCCCTGCTGGGGGCCACGCTGCTGTCCCCGGCCGTGCCACCCGCCGCCGCCATCCACGCCCTGACCGCCGGGTCCATCGGCACCATGGTGCTGGCGGTCATGAGCCGGGCATCGCTGGGCCACACCGGCCGGACGCTGACGGCCGACCGGACCACCACCTGCTGTTACCTGCTGGTCAATGGTGCCGCCCTGGCCCGCATCGTCGCCAGCCTGTCGGGCGGCCTGCCGCTGGCCCTGCTGGCGCTATCGGCGCTGCTGTGGGTGGCGGCCTTCGCCCTGTTCGCCGGCCGCTACCTGCCCTATTGGGGCCGGCCGCGCCTGGCGGCGTGA